In the genome of Desulfuromonas sp. DDH964, one region contains:
- a CDS encoding lipid biosynthesis B12-binding/radical SAM protein, translated as MSRIFCLSSNVTTEPYPVYPLGMAVIAGALSRSGHEVRQFDFLVSGCSEQALLDAVTEFGPEFICLSLRNIDNVDSFSAENAWYVGQARRLVELLRSVSRAPVIVGGPGFSILPEEILAYLGADHGVVGEGEGAVCSLVADLAAGKTAPALLAGSPPLAGGAQGGPLLCRELVDYYVEQTGMVNLQTKRGCPHDCVYCTYPSLEGKRFRPRSAGAVVDDIEQIGRDFGVKGFFFTDSVFNDARGEYLELAEEILRRNLEISFSAFFRPQGIGRRELALLKRAGLHAAELGTDAASDTTLAGIDKGFTFADVFEVNRACVAERIPAAHFIIFGGPDETMATVAEGLDNIASLEHCAVFAFSGIRILPGTRMLERAIADGIITAGAPLLMPVYYFSPLLDPEGMNAAILKSFQGRRDRIFPPSEGQVRMSVMRRFGFRGLLWDRLIAFPREELA; from the coding sequence ATGAGCCGGATCTTCTGTCTCTCCAGTAACGTCACCACCGAACCCTATCCGGTCTATCCGCTCGGGATGGCGGTGATCGCCGGCGCCCTGAGCCGCAGTGGCCATGAGGTGCGCCAGTTCGACTTCCTCGTCTCCGGCTGCTCGGAGCAGGCCCTGCTCGACGCGGTCACTGAATTTGGCCCCGAATTCATCTGCCTGTCGCTGCGCAACATCGACAACGTCGACTCCTTCAGCGCCGAAAATGCCTGGTACGTCGGTCAGGCCCGGCGCCTGGTGGAGCTGTTACGGTCGGTGAGCCGGGCGCCGGTCATCGTCGGCGGACCCGGGTTCTCGATCCTTCCCGAGGAGATCCTCGCCTATCTCGGCGCCGATCACGGCGTTGTCGGCGAAGGGGAGGGGGCCGTCTGTTCCCTGGTCGCCGATCTTGCCGCCGGCAAAACCGCGCCGGCACTGCTGGCCGGGAGTCCCCCCCTGGCCGGGGGCGCCCAGGGGGGACCCCTTTTGTGCCGTGAACTGGTCGATTATTACGTTGAGCAGACCGGGATGGTCAACCTGCAGACCAAGCGCGGCTGCCCCCACGACTGTGTCTACTGCACCTATCCGAGCCTGGAGGGGAAACGCTTTCGCCCGCGCTCGGCCGGGGCGGTGGTCGATGACATCGAGCAGATCGGCCGCGATTTCGGGGTGAAAGGGTTCTTCTTCACTGACTCGGTCTTCAACGATGCCCGCGGCGAATACCTCGAACTCGCCGAGGAGATCCTGCGCCGCAACCTGGAGATCTCCTTCAGCGCCTTTTTCCGCCCCCAGGGGATCGGGCGCCGGGAGCTGGCCCTGCTCAAACGCGCCGGCCTGCATGCCGCCGAACTCGGCACCGATGCTGCCAGCGACACCACCCTCGCCGGCATCGACAAGGGCTTCACCTTTGCCGATGTCTTCGAGGTTAACCGGGCCTGTGTCGCCGAACGGATTCCGGCCGCCCATTTCATCATCTTCGGCGGTCCCGATGAAACGATGGCGACTGTCGCGGAAGGGTTGGATAATATCGCCAGCCTCGAACATTGCGCGGTCTTTGCCTTTTCCGGCATCCGCATCCTGCCGGGGACGCGCATGCTGGAGCGGGCCATCGCCGACGGCATTATCACTGCCGGCGCGCCGCTGTTGATGCCGGTCTACTATTTTTCGCCGCTGCTCGATCCCGAAGGGATGAACGCGGCGATTCTCAAGTCGTTCCAGGGGCGCCGGGACCGGATCTTCCCCCCTTCGGAGGGGCAGGTGCGGATGTCGGTTATGCGCCGCTTCGGCTTTCGCGGCCTGCTCTGGGATCGGCTGATCGCGTTTCCGCGGGAGGAGCTGGCCTGA
- a CDS encoding B12-binding domain-containing radical SAM protein translates to MRSLSAKNVLLVHPLGYRAEAAGRDISRLANIMPPLGLASIASYLERDGVEVGIIDCYAHPDSQQVLRELLRSERPALIGFSCTTSSFLDGVRLARLAKSELPGIRCVFGGAHVSALKEQVFRYPEVDYVVVGEGEETLAELVRAGDADLEQIAGLIYRRRDGEVVFNGYREQGLDLDSLPFPAYEKLAGYPQAYQLPIFNYPKAPNTSCISSRGCPYACSYCDRSVFRRSFRYNSAEYLYAHLRYLREAFGIRHVNFYDDQFTFNRERVEAFCSLLHDRPLGMTFNCAVRAEHIDPELLRMMKGAGCWMASLGIETGDPELLAQHRQNANLDMLADKIRMIKKAGIRTKGLLMMGLPGESEESIRRSMEYVFSLPIDDFNLAKFTPFPGSPLYAKIHELGEFEEDWEKMDCMQFQFVPHGMSKERLELLFTEFYKRHFQRPRVLLGYAAMLWKSPDSWRRFALNLGDFLRFARSNRRLAADHDV, encoded by the coding sequence ATGAGATCGCTTTCCGCCAAGAATGTCCTCCTCGTTCACCCCCTCGGCTACCGCGCCGAGGCCGCCGGCCGGGACATCTCCCGCCTCGCCAATATCATGCCGCCGCTCGGGCTGGCGAGCATCGCCTCCTACCTGGAACGGGACGGGGTCGAAGTCGGCATCATCGACTGCTACGCTCATCCCGACAGCCAGCAGGTGCTGCGCGAACTGCTGCGCTCGGAACGGCCGGCCCTGATCGGCTTCTCCTGCACCACCTCCAGCTTCCTCGACGGGGTGCGCCTGGCCCGGCTTGCCAAGAGTGAACTGCCCGGTATCCGCTGCGTCTTTGGCGGCGCCCACGTCTCGGCTCTCAAGGAGCAGGTCTTCCGCTACCCAGAGGTCGATTACGTTGTCGTGGGTGAAGGGGAGGAGACCCTTGCCGAGCTGGTGCGCGCCGGCGACGCCGATCTCGAGCAGATCGCCGGCCTGATCTACCGCCGCCGTGACGGCGAGGTGGTCTTCAACGGCTACCGGGAGCAGGGACTCGACCTCGACAGCCTGCCGTTCCCGGCCTACGAAAAGCTCGCCGGCTATCCGCAGGCCTATCAGCTGCCGATTTTCAACTACCCGAAAGCGCCGAACACCAGCTGCATCTCGAGCCGCGGCTGCCCTTACGCCTGCAGCTACTGCGACCGCTCGGTCTTTCGCCGTAGCTTTCGCTACAATTCGGCGGAATACCTCTACGCTCACCTGCGTTACCTGCGCGAGGCGTTCGGCATCCGCCACGTCAACTTCTACGACGACCAGTTCACCTTCAACCGGGAGCGGGTTGAGGCCTTCTGCTCCCTGCTCCACGACCGGCCGCTGGGGATGACCTTCAACTGCGCGGTGCGGGCGGAGCATATCGATCCGGAGCTGCTGCGGATGATGAAAGGGGCCGGCTGCTGGATGGCGAGCCTCGGCATCGAGACCGGCGACCCGGAGCTTCTCGCCCAGCACCGGCAGAACGCCAATCTCGACATGCTCGCCGACAAGATTCGCATGATCAAGAAGGCCGGCATCCGCACCAAAGGGCTCTTGATGATGGGGCTCCCCGGCGAGAGCGAGGAGAGTATCCGGCGCAGCATGGAGTACGTCTTCTCCCTGCCGATCGATGACTTCAACCTCGCCAAGTTCACCCCCTTCCCGGGCTCCCCCCTCTATGCGAAGATTCATGAGCTGGGGGAATTCGAGGAGGACTGGGAGAAGATGGACTGCATGCAGTTCCAGTTCGTCCCCCACGGCATGAGCAAGGAGCGCCTCGAACTTCTCTTTACCGAATTCTACAAGCGCCATTTCCAGCGCCCCCGGGTGCTGCTCGGCTATGCCGCGATGCTCTGGAAGTCGCCCGATTCCTGGCGCCGGTTTGCACTTAACCTCGGTGATTTTCTGCGGTTTGCCCGCAGTAACCGACGCCTGGCGGCTGATCATGATGTTTGA
- a CDS encoding DUF2062 domain-containing protein: MMFEMENLLIVIPLYNHGGTVRAVAEACLAVHPQVLVVDDGSSDGGAEKLAGLPLELVRHERNLGKGAAILTAASFAAGRGLTHIATIDADGQHDPADLPRLWQAALAEPLALIVGCRDFTAANVPGSSRFGRNFSNFWLRLQTGVVLPDTQSGFRIYPLALLTGLTFWCRRYNFEIEVLVRAAWAGVALRSVAISVYYPPGAERISHFRGFLDNWRLTLLNTHLTLRSIVPWPHPRLVTAEPEEKVSLLRPLQSLRRLLSENSSPARLGAAGGLGVAVGATPLFGAHTITILFVAGFFRLNKVAAVAASNLCMPPLVPALCIELGHYLRHGEWLTEFSLQTLGYQGLQRLWEWLLGSLLLGPLLGGVSAVVIYLAALLLQRDAHAAG, translated from the coding sequence ATGATGTTTGAGATGGAAAATCTGCTGATCGTCATTCCCCTCTACAACCACGGCGGCACGGTGCGTGCCGTGGCCGAAGCCTGCCTGGCGGTCCACCCCCAGGTGCTGGTGGTTGATGACGGCAGCAGCGACGGCGGGGCGGAAAAACTGGCCGGCCTGCCGCTGGAGCTGGTGCGCCACGAGCGCAACCTCGGCAAGGGGGCGGCGATCCTGACCGCCGCCAGCTTCGCTGCCGGGCGGGGCTTGACCCATATTGCCACCATTGACGCCGACGGCCAGCACGACCCGGCCGACCTGCCGCGGCTCTGGCAGGCGGCTCTCGCCGAACCGCTCGCCCTGATCGTCGGCTGCCGCGATTTCACGGCCGCCAACGTCCCGGGTTCGAGCCGTTTCGGCCGCAACTTTTCCAACTTCTGGCTGCGGTTGCAGACCGGGGTCGTTCTTCCTGATACCCAGAGCGGTTTTCGGATCTACCCGCTGGCGCTCCTGACCGGGCTCACCTTCTGGTGCCGGCGCTACAACTTCGAGATCGAGGTGCTGGTGCGCGCGGCCTGGGCCGGGGTGGCGCTGCGCAGCGTGGCGATTTCGGTCTACTACCCGCCGGGAGCGGAACGGATTTCGCATTTCCGGGGTTTTCTCGACAACTGGCGACTGACGCTGCTGAATACGCACCTGACGCTGCGCTCCATCGTTCCCTGGCCCCATCCGCGCCTGGTGACGGCCGAGCCCGAGGAGAAGGTCAGCCTGCTGCGACCGCTGCAGTCGCTGCGTCGCCTCCTCTCGGAGAACAGTTCACCGGCCCGGCTCGGCGCCGCCGGCGGACTCGGCGTTGCGGTCGGCGCCACGCCGCTGTTTGGCGCCCACACCATCACCATCCTGTTTGTGGCCGGGTTCTTCCGTCTCAACAAGGTGGCGGCCGTGGCGGCCAGCAACCTCTGCATGCCGCCGCTGGTGCCGGCCCTCTGTATCGAACTGGGGCATTACCTGCGCCATGGCGAGTGGCTGACCGAATTCTCGCTGCAGACCCTCGGTTACCAGGGGCTGCAACGGCTTTGGGAGTGGCTGCTCGGTTCGCTGCTGCTCGGTCCCCTCCTCGGGGGGGTGAGCGCCGTTGTCATCTACCTGGCCGCGCTGCTGCTACAGAGGGATGCCCATGCCGCCGGCTGA
- a CDS encoding lysophospholipid acyltransferase family protein encodes MPPAEVDRSANGWSSRSVGSNWQHRFFYLLIRLGGRPVAYGFLRLVILYYTLLRADQRRKGLYYLRRRFPAARGLELLRHSYRHNLALGQVLIDRAIVGILGPGELQVSFPAGPRLKEILGAGRGLILMTAHVGCWQVAMAALDDLETPVHLLMKREPGDVDRLYFEHGGGERPFHLIDPEGEFGGALEMIAVLKRGEVLSVMGDRLLGSDRNGVAVDFLGAPVLFPFSAYKLASATGAPIAVLLSRKVGPAAYALELAREISVPPGLGRGGEGFRPYAAELAAGLEAFARENPYQFFNFFDMWSAPQPAAAPNSADTP; translated from the coding sequence ATGCCGCCGGCTGAGGTTGATCGTTCGGCAAACGGCTGGAGCAGCCGCAGCGTCGGCAGCAACTGGCAGCACCGCTTCTTCTATCTGCTGATCCGCCTCGGCGGCCGGCCGGTCGCCTACGGTTTTCTGCGGCTGGTGATCCTCTACTACACTCTGTTGCGCGCGGACCAGCGGCGCAAGGGGCTTTACTACCTGCGCCGGCGGTTTCCGGCGGCCCGGGGGCTGGAACTGTTGCGGCACAGCTATCGTCACAACCTTGCCCTGGGGCAGGTCCTGATCGATCGTGCCATCGTCGGCATCCTCGGACCCGGCGAGCTGCAGGTGAGCTTTCCCGCCGGCCCCCGGCTGAAGGAGATCTTGGGCGCAGGACGCGGGCTGATCCTGATGACCGCCCATGTTGGCTGCTGGCAAGTGGCGATGGCTGCCCTTGATGACCTCGAGACCCCGGTTCATCTGCTGATGAAGCGGGAACCGGGAGATGTCGACCGGCTCTACTTTGAACATGGTGGCGGCGAACGGCCGTTTCACCTTATCGACCCGGAAGGGGAATTCGGCGGCGCGTTGGAAATGATCGCGGTGCTGAAACGCGGGGAGGTCCTCTCCGTGATGGGGGATCGCCTGCTCGGCAGCGACCGCAACGGAGTTGCGGTTGACTTCCTCGGCGCCCCGGTCCTTTTCCCCTTCAGTGCCTACAAACTCGCTTCGGCGACTGGGGCCCCGATCGCGGTCCTGCTCAGTCGCAAGGTCGGGCCGGCGGCCTATGCCCTGGAGCTGGCACGGGAGATCAGCGTACCGCCCGGGCTCGGTCGCGGCGGCGAAGGGTTTCGCCCCTATGCCGCCGAACTGGCTGCCGGGCTCGAAGCCTTCGCCAGAGAGAACCCTTACCAGTTCTTCAACTTTTTTGACATGTGGTCCGCTCCGCAACCGGCAGCGGCCCCGAATTCTGCCGATACCCCTTGA